A genomic segment from Pseudomonas sp. M30-35 encodes:
- the thiL gene encoding thiamine-phosphate kinase, whose amino-acid sequence MGEFELIGHYFASAACAQGGDGVVLGIGDDCALLEVPADEQLAISTDTLVAGVHFPHDPDPYLLAQRALAVTVSDLAAMGATPIGFTLALTLESANADWLQAFAQGLDQMARACSISLIGGDTTRGPLSLTLTVFGRTPKNLALTRSGAQVGDLLCVGGCLGNAAGALPLVLGQRSDDSGAAKALLQHYWSPQPQLALGQALRGNASAALDISDGLLADCGHIAAASRVRLQIELAKVPVSAALQAFADAETARNCALSGGDDYVLAFTLPAAKLAPLQAQGWPVHVIGSVQAGQGVELVDESGQRSLQAKGGYQHFAGSGD is encoded by the coding sequence ATGGGTGAGTTCGAACTAATTGGTCATTACTTCGCCTCGGCGGCTTGCGCCCAAGGTGGCGACGGTGTGGTTTTGGGCATTGGTGATGACTGCGCCTTGCTTGAGGTGCCAGCCGACGAACAGTTGGCCATATCCACAGACACTTTGGTCGCTGGCGTACATTTTCCGCATGATCCTGATCCCTATCTGCTGGCGCAGCGTGCGCTGGCGGTAACGGTCAGTGATTTGGCGGCAATGGGCGCAACCCCGATTGGTTTTACCCTGGCGTTAACCCTCGAATCTGCAAACGCAGACTGGTTGCAGGCTTTTGCTCAAGGCCTCGATCAGATGGCGCGTGCCTGTTCGATAAGCTTGATTGGCGGTGATACCACTCGCGGCCCGCTGAGTCTGACACTGACGGTATTTGGGCGTACGCCAAAGAATCTGGCCCTGACACGCAGCGGTGCCCAAGTGGGGGACTTGCTCTGTGTTGGCGGTTGTTTAGGCAATGCCGCGGGTGCTTTGCCGTTGGTGCTCGGTCAGCGCAGTGACGATTCAGGCGCAGCTAAGGCCTTATTGCAGCATTACTGGTCGCCGCAACCGCAGCTTGCGTTGGGGCAGGCATTGCGCGGTAACGCCAGTGCCGCCCTGGATATTTCAGACGGGTTGCTGGCTGACTGCGGGCACATTGCTGCTGCATCGCGGGTCCGTTTACAGATTGAACTGGCTAAAGTGCCTGTATCTGCAGCTTTGCAAGCGTTTGCCGATGCTGAAACGGCGCGCAACTGTGCGTTGAGTGGCGGCGATGATTATGTGCTGGCATTCACCTTGCCAGCGGCGAAGCTAGCGCCTCTGCAAGCGCAAGGTTGGCCGGTGCATGTAATTGGTAGCGTGCAAGCCGGGCAGGGTGTTGAGCTGGTTGATGAGAGCGGGCAAAGGAGTCTTCAGGCCAAGGGCGGCTATCAACACTTTGCGGGTAGCGGTGACTGA
- the dxs gene encoding 1-deoxy-D-xylulose-5-phosphate synthase, protein MPTTFHEIPRERPLTPLLDRANTPTELRRLGEAELETLADELRQYLLYTVGQTGGHFGAGLGVVELTIALHYVFDTPDDRLVWDVGHQAYPHKILTGRRERMGTLRQKDGIAAFPRRSESEYDTFGVGHSSTSISAALGMAAAAKLQNSNRKSVAVIGDGALTAGMAFEALNHASDLKANMLVVLNDNDMSISRNVGGLSNYLAKILSSRTYASMREGSKKVLSRLPGAWEIARKTEEHAKGMLVPGTLFEELGWNYIGPIDGHDLPTMLATLRNMRDLEGPQFLHVITKKGKGFAPAEADPIGYHAITKLEPINHAAAPAAKKASGPKYSSVFGQWLCDMAAQDSRLLGITPAMKEGSDLVAFSEQYPDRYFDTAIAEQHAVTLAAGMACEGSKPVVAIYSTFLQRAYDQLIHDVAVQHLDVLFAIDRAGLVGEDGPTHAGSFDITYLRCIPGMLVMTPSDENELRRMLTTGHLFNGPAAVRYPRGTGPGAQIEAGLEPLEIGKGIVRREGTGTAMLVFGVQLSEALKAAEELDATVVDMRFVKPIDETLIRQLAASHELLVTIEENSIMGGAGSAVSEFLAHENILKPVLHLGLPDVYVEHAKPSQMLAECGLDASGIERAIRQRLAVINK, encoded by the coding sequence ATGCCGACGACTTTCCATGAGATTCCCCGCGAACGCCCGCTGACGCCCTTGCTTGACCGTGCGAACACGCCGACCGAGCTGCGCCGTTTGGGTGAGGCCGAGCTGGAAACCCTGGCCGACGAGCTGCGCCAATACCTGCTCTACACCGTTGGCCAGACCGGCGGTCACTTCGGTGCAGGTCTCGGTGTCGTCGAACTGACAATTGCCCTGCATTACGTTTTTGATACCCCCGACGACCGCTTAGTATGGGATGTTGGCCATCAAGCCTACCCGCACAAGATCCTTACCGGCCGCCGCGAACGCATGGGCACACTGCGGCAAAAGGACGGCATTGCCGCATTCCCACGGCGCAGTGAAAGCGAGTACGACACCTTTGGCGTTGGTCACTCAAGCACTTCAATCAGTGCAGCGCTGGGCATGGCGGCTGCCGCAAAGTTACAGAACAGCAACCGCAAAAGTGTTGCGGTCATCGGCGACGGTGCGCTGACCGCAGGTATGGCTTTCGAGGCGTTAAACCACGCGTCCGATCTTAAAGCCAACATGCTGGTGGTGCTCAACGACAACGACATGTCGATCTCGCGCAATGTTGGCGGGCTGTCTAATTATCTGGCGAAAATTCTTTCCAGCCGCACCTATGCGAGCATGCGCGAAGGCAGCAAGAAAGTCCTTTCGCGTCTTCCCGGTGCTTGGGAAATCGCCCGCAAAACCGAAGAACATGCCAAAGGCATGCTGGTGCCAGGCACACTCTTTGAAGAGCTGGGCTGGAACTACATCGGCCCAATTGATGGCCATGACCTGCCAACAATGCTGGCGACACTGCGCAACATGCGCGACCTTGAAGGCCCGCAGTTTCTGCATGTCATCACTAAAAAAGGTAAAGGTTTCGCCCCCGCAGAAGCAGACCCCATTGGTTACCACGCCATTACCAAGCTTGAGCCGATCAACCACGCCGCTGCACCAGCCGCCAAGAAAGCGTCTGGGCCTAAATACTCCAGCGTATTCGGCCAATGGTTGTGCGACATGGCAGCGCAAGACTCGCGCCTGCTCGGCATCACCCCGGCGATGAAAGAAGGCTCTGACCTGGTCGCCTTCAGCGAGCAATACCCAGACCGCTACTTCGATACGGCGATTGCCGAACAGCATGCGGTCACACTCGCAGCAGGCATGGCTTGTGAGGGCAGCAAACCGGTTGTAGCGATCTACTCGACCTTCTTGCAACGCGCCTATGACCAACTGATTCACGATGTTGCCGTGCAGCATCTCGATGTATTGTTTGCCATCGACCGCGCGGGCTTGGTCGGTGAAGACGGCCCGACTCACGCGGGCAGTTTCGATATCACCTACTTGCGCTGCATTCCCGGCATGCTGGTGATGACCCCGAGTGATGAAAACGAATTACGCCGCATGCTCACCACCGGCCACCTGTTTAATGGTCCGGCCGCGGTGCGTTATCCACGCGGCACTGGCCCCGGCGCGCAGATTGAAGCAGGCCTCGAGCCGCTTGAAATCGGTAAAGGCATTGTTCGCCGCGAAGGCACCGGCACTGCCATGCTGGTGTTCGGCGTACAATTGAGCGAAGCGCTGAAAGCAGCAGAAGAGCTGGATGCGACCGTGGTCGACATGCGCTTCGTAAAACCGATTGATGAAACGTTGATCCGCCAGTTAGCCGCAAGCCATGAGCTGCTGGTGACCATCGAAGAAAACAGCATCATGGGTGGTGCTGGCAGTGCTGTCAGCGAGTTCCTGGCGCACGAGAACATACTCAAGCCGGTACTTCACCTGGGTCTGCCTGACGTCTACGTCGAACACGCAAAACCATCACAAATGCTTGCCGAGTGCGGTCTTGATGCCAGTGGTATTGAGCGCGCAATTCGTCAACGTTTGGCAGTAATCAACAAGTGA
- a CDS encoding ABC transporter substrate-binding protein → MIARYLAIFLLCLLGSASAAQPLAPNNINLVSDVWEEYTQADGSGLAWDVLRAVYEPAGVKLNIQTMPYTRSIGLVQRGEADAWVGSYLNEVEQGVFYPHWYYDADQVTALSTLNTPVPNMQTISQYRLVWVRGYAYQQYLPNLTRFREVQRRKGILEMLDFGRADFYIDARTEIEQLLMTAVDPAHYRMTPLTRLPIYLGFADNPRGHKLADLFDQRMQKLVKDGSLKPIFKRWKQPYPFD, encoded by the coding sequence ATGATCGCGCGGTATTTAGCGATATTTCTGCTGTGTTTGCTTGGCTCTGCGTCGGCTGCGCAACCGCTTGCACCGAACAATATTAATCTGGTCAGCGACGTCTGGGAGGAATACACCCAAGCGGATGGCAGCGGCTTGGCGTGGGATGTCCTGCGTGCGGTTTACGAGCCTGCCGGGGTTAAGCTGAATATCCAAACCATGCCGTACACCCGTTCAATCGGCCTGGTTCAGCGTGGCGAGGCTGATGCCTGGGTTGGCTCATACCTCAATGAGGTTGAGCAGGGCGTGTTTTATCCGCACTGGTATTACGATGCCGACCAAGTAACTGCGCTGAGTACGCTCAATACTCCGGTGCCAAACATGCAGACCATTAGCCAGTATCGATTGGTTTGGGTGCGCGGTTACGCCTATCAACAATATTTGCCAAACTTGACGCGCTTCCGCGAAGTTCAGCGGCGTAAGGGTATTCTTGAAATGTTGGATTTTGGTCGCGCAGATTTCTATATCGACGCGCGTACTGAGATTGAGCAGTTGCTCATGACCGCTGTCGACCCTGCGCACTACCGGATGACACCGCTAACCCGATTACCGATTTATCTAGGTTTTGCTGACAATCCGCGGGGGCATAAGCTGGCTGATTTGTTTGATCAGCGTATGCAGAAGCTGGTTAAGGATGGTTCGTTGAAGCCAATTTTTAAGCGCTGGAAACAGCCATACCCATTTGACTGA
- the ribA gene encoding GTP cyclohydrolase II, whose amino-acid sequence MPIVFVAASQLPTPFGVFTMHGFLEQTTGKEHVALTFGDVANGAPVLGRLHSECLTGDALFSLRCDCGFQLEAALRAIAAEGRGVLLYLRQEGRGIGLLNKIRAYELQDGGADTVEANERLGFGADQRDYAICKPMLDHLGITELKLMTNNPRKVKALGDMGINVATRVPLQIDHNPHNKKYLATKAGKLGHMLGSMHQAEVEEKV is encoded by the coding sequence GTGCCAATCGTGTTCGTCGCCGCCTCCCAATTACCTACGCCGTTTGGCGTTTTTACCATGCATGGTTTTCTTGAACAAACCACGGGTAAAGAGCATGTTGCGCTGACCTTTGGCGATGTTGCCAATGGTGCGCCTGTGTTGGGTCGTTTGCATTCTGAGTGCCTGACCGGTGATGCACTGTTCAGTTTGCGCTGCGATTGTGGTTTTCAGCTTGAAGCTGCGCTCCGCGCGATTGCGGCTGAAGGTCGTGGCGTATTGCTGTATCTGCGTCAAGAAGGACGCGGTATTGGCTTGCTGAATAAAATCCGTGCCTATGAGTTGCAAGACGGTGGCGCCGACACTGTGGAAGCTAACGAGCGCTTGGGCTTTGGTGCGGATCAGCGTGATTACGCGATCTGCAAGCCGATGCTCGACCACTTGGGCATTACAGAGCTCAAGTTGATGACCAACAACCCGCGCAAGGTAAAAGCTCTGGGCGACATGGGCATTAATGTGGCAACGCGCGTACCGCTGCAGATTGATCACAATCCGCACAACAAAAAGTACCTGGCAACCAAGGCCGGTAAGCTCGGACATATGCTCGGCAGCATGCATCAGGCCGAGGTCGAGGAAAAAGTGTGA
- the ribE gene encoding 6,7-dimethyl-8-ribityllumazine synthase translates to MTLKTIEGTFIAPKGRFALVVGRFNSFVVESLVSGAVDALVRHGVSESDITIIRAPGAFEIPLVAQKVAQRGDFDAIIALGAVIRGGTPHFEYVAGECTKGLAQVSMEFGVPVAFGVLTVDSIEQAIERSGTKAGNKGAEAALSALEMVSLLAQLEAK, encoded by the coding sequence ATGACCCTGAAGACCATCGAAGGTACTTTTATCGCCCCCAAGGGCCGCTTTGCTCTGGTGGTTGGCCGCTTCAACAGCTTTGTTGTTGAAAGCCTGGTAAGTGGCGCTGTTGACGCCCTGGTTCGCCACGGTGTGAGCGAAAGCGACATTACAATCATTCGCGCGCCGGGTGCTTTTGAGATTCCATTGGTTGCGCAGAAAGTTGCTCAGCGTGGCGATTTCGACGCAATCATCGCGCTTGGCGCGGTTATTCGTGGCGGCACTCCGCATTTCGAATACGTGGCAGGCGAGTGCACCAAGGGCTTGGCTCAAGTATCCATGGAGTTTGGCGTGCCGGTTGCATTTGGCGTGCTGACTGTAGATTCTATCGAACAAGCAATCGAGCGTTCCGGCACCAAAGCCGGGAACAAAGGCGCTGAAGCTGCTTTGTCCGCCTTGGAAATGGTTAGCCTGCTGGCGCAGTTGGAGGCCAAGTGA
- the nusB gene encoding transcription antitermination factor NusB has protein sequence MSQNDSNSQSPKPAPAAKKGPSPKTLARREARTLAMQALYSWHVAGQALNEIEAQFRVDNDFTAVDGAYFHEILHGVPRQKTEIDSSFEPLLDRPLDEIDPVELAILRLSTYELRNRIDIPYRVVINEGIELAKIFGATDGHKFVNGVLDKLAPRLRADEVRAHKR, from the coding sequence GTGAGCCAGAACGATAGCAATAGCCAATCGCCAAAGCCGGCGCCCGCGGCCAAGAAAGGCCCGAGCCCTAAAACCTTGGCGCGCCGTGAAGCGCGTACTTTGGCTATGCAGGCGCTGTACTCATGGCACGTAGCGGGCCAGGCACTCAATGAAATCGAAGCGCAGTTCCGCGTTGATAACGATTTCACTGCAGTGGATGGCGCCTACTTCCACGAGATTCTGCATGGTGTCCCGCGCCAGAAGACTGAAATCGACAGCTCGTTCGAGCCGTTGCTTGACCGTCCGTTGGATGAAATCGACCCGGTCGAACTGGCTATCCTGCGTCTGTCGACGTATGAGCTGCGCAACCGTATCGACATCCCGTACCGCGTGGTAATCAACGAAGGTATTGAACTGGCGAAAATTTTCGGTGCCACCGACGGACACAAGTTCGTTAACGGTGTACTCGACAAGCTGGCGCCACGCCTGCGTGCTGATGAAGTTCGCGCCCACAAGCGCTAA
- a CDS encoding TonB-dependent receptor domain-containing protein, with product MKFSRVTLALALAPCLASAAESAKPYQAAPLVITSGRQAEPISKATAAITVFERKDIERLQASDVLDLLARTPGVSVQRSGGSGSLSGIFIRGTSTAQSLVLVNGQRIAGSSSGTASLEQFDLDQIERIEVVRGSRSALYGSDAIGGVIQIFTRSGKEGLHPRLKVGYGTHGTWQRSLGLSGGDENTRFDIGASLDETDGFERSNLIGSEDSAYRNKGINLSLSHNFSDSLEAGISLLRQTGQSEYDYSLSPAQAADTDFEESTGSAYLQSQLSENWTSRLELGHTENRQKSHDPYGGSVFNTYRDQASWLNTVNFAEHQQLLLGLDWYEDRLNSSTAFNENSRWNKAVFIQHRYDNDLFGTELGLRNDDNEAFGNENSWNAAFTWHLNSDNDLIASYSESFRAPTFNDLYYPDDCFPGFGCTVYSNPDLQPETARSYELQWRSRLSPTSSLEVSAYRTRIEDAIVTNNALDGNQSNSIDAFRPENIDQATINGLEVALKQQLFGWQTSLGYSLVDARNSSGSGNDGKRLSRHPENTFTLDVDRSFGQFNIGAGWLVASHSYNDLANDQEIPGYGVLGLRAGWKAPNDLRFDLKLDNLLDHDYYQANGTAFDSTTFAQVPFHYEEAGRTALVSMTWTPQL from the coding sequence ATGAAGTTTTCCCGCGTCACTCTGGCACTAGCCCTGGCTCCATGCCTGGCCTCTGCTGCCGAATCAGCCAAGCCTTACCAAGCTGCGCCACTGGTCATCACCTCTGGGCGCCAAGCCGAGCCGATCAGCAAAGCTACCGCTGCAATTACTGTATTTGAACGCAAAGACATCGAGCGTCTACAAGCGAGTGACGTGCTTGATTTACTTGCCCGCACGCCGGGTGTCAGCGTCCAGCGCAGTGGCGGTAGCGGCTCACTCAGCGGGATATTTATTCGCGGCACCTCGACTGCGCAAAGCTTGGTCCTGGTCAACGGCCAGCGCATCGCAGGCAGCTCCAGCGGTACCGCCAGCCTTGAGCAATTCGACCTTGATCAAATCGAGCGTATCGAAGTGGTTCGCGGTAGTCGTTCTGCGCTGTACGGCTCTGACGCTATTGGCGGCGTTATTCAGATATTCACTCGTAGCGGTAAAGAAGGTCTGCACCCTCGCCTTAAAGTCGGCTATGGCACTCATGGTACCTGGCAGCGCAGTCTTGGCTTGTCTGGAGGTGATGAGAATACCCGTTTCGATATAGGCGCCTCACTGGATGAAACCGACGGTTTTGAGCGCAGCAACCTTATAGGTAGCGAAGACAGCGCCTACCGTAACAAGGGCATCAATCTAAGCCTGTCACACAATTTCAGCGACAGCCTTGAAGCCGGAATTAGCCTGCTGCGCCAAACCGGGCAAAGCGAGTACGACTACAGCTTGTCGCCAGCCCAGGCCGCCGACACTGATTTTGAAGAATCCACTGGCAGCGCTTATCTGCAATCGCAACTGAGCGAAAACTGGACTTCACGCCTGGAATTGGGCCATACCGAGAACCGGCAAAAATCCCATGACCCTTACGGTGGCTCAGTATTTAATACCTACCGCGACCAGGCTAGCTGGCTCAATACGGTCAATTTTGCGGAGCACCAGCAATTGTTGCTCGGCCTGGACTGGTACGAGGATCGCCTGAATAGCTCGACAGCATTCAACGAAAACTCTCGCTGGAACAAAGCCGTATTCATTCAGCACCGCTACGACAACGACCTGTTCGGCACAGAGCTGGGTCTACGCAACGATGACAATGAAGCCTTTGGCAACGAGAACAGCTGGAACGCCGCTTTCACCTGGCACTTAAACAGCGATAACGACTTGATCGCCTCGTATAGCGAGTCATTCCGCGCCCCCACCTTTAACGACCTGTACTACCCGGACGACTGCTTCCCCGGATTCGGTTGCACGGTCTACAGCAATCCCGACCTCCAGCCGGAGACCGCTCGTAGCTATGAGCTGCAGTGGCGCTCTCGCTTGTCGCCGACCAGCTCGCTGGAAGTATCGGCGTACCGCACACGCATTGAAGACGCCATTGTCACCAACAATGCGCTGGACGGTAACCAGTCAAACAGTATCGATGCCTTCCGCCCAGAGAACATCGACCAAGCGACCATCAACGGCCTGGAAGTCGCGCTCAAACAACAACTGTTCGGCTGGCAGACCAGCCTCGGCTACAGCCTGGTCGATGCACGCAATAGCAGTGGCAGCGGCAATGATGGCAAGCGCCTGAGTCGTCACCCAGAAAACACCTTTACCCTGGATGTGGACCGTAGCTTCGGTCAGTTCAATATCGGCGCGGGCTGGCTGGTTGCAAGCCATAGCTACAACGACCTGGCGAACGACCAGGAGATTCCGGGCTACGGCGTGCTGGGCCTGCGCGCTGGCTGGAAAGCCCCCAACGACCTGCGCTTTGACCTGAAGCTGGACAACCTGCTCGACCATGATTACTACCAAGCCAATGGCACTGCCTTCGATAGCACCACATTTGCCCAAGTCCCCTTCCACTACGAGGAAGCCGGGCGTACCGCACTGGTTTCAATGACCTGGACACCACAGCTGTAA
- a CDS encoding MFS transporter encodes MNRPQVRRHLSILWWWQLILVLVPVITINILFESSRQPGVLAMPFFIVGMLSMFVSLPLFNAYKHAVIATGKARDSDAEPAAWQALAKTRRKAFMGASLPAWIAAVAVFTSLEAIPLILLTVSSLVILYLYRIPRQLG; translated from the coding sequence GTGAATCGACCTCAGGTACGTCGCCATCTTTCGATTCTATGGTGGTGGCAGTTGATACTGGTTTTGGTGCCGGTCATCACTATCAATATTCTGTTCGAATCCAGCCGCCAACCGGGCGTATTGGCGATGCCGTTTTTCATCGTCGGTATGTTGTCGATGTTTGTTAGTTTGCCGCTGTTCAACGCATACAAGCATGCAGTGATTGCCACGGGGAAGGCGCGTGATAGTGATGCTGAACCTGCAGCTTGGCAGGCACTCGCCAAAACGCGGCGCAAAGCCTTTATGGGTGCCAGTTTGCCTGCCTGGATTGCTGCGGTTGCGGTGTTCACTAGCCTTGAAGCGATTCCACTGATCCTGCTTACGGTGTCGAGCCTGGTTATTCTGTACCTCTACCGTATACCTCGCCAGCTCGGTTGA
- a CDS encoding cobalamin-binding protein: MHRLLLILLLVTGSSAPVSAAERIVSLAPSLTEIVIELGAAQQLVGVLDGGPRPEAVANLPSVGRYSQLELETLLALQPDLILLWPGSISRAQRQQLQAFAIPMFVAEPHTLDTLADQFAEIGKRIGRAKQGQQLQQQFHKGLAALRSRYHREQPLSVFYQVWDKPLYTLGGQQIISDALRVCGAENVFADISLPAPQVSIEAVLQRNPEVILAGSGAQLEPWQRWPDITAVQRKQLWQVPDKGLERPSFQMLHATEQLCQVLAKAQ; this comes from the coding sequence ATGCACCGCCTGCTGCTGATTCTGCTGCTGGTAACTGGCTCATCTGCGCCAGTGTCAGCGGCAGAGCGTATCGTCAGTCTCGCGCCTTCGTTAACAGAAATCGTCATAGAACTTGGCGCCGCGCAGCAGTTGGTTGGCGTGCTCGATGGCGGCCCGCGACCTGAGGCTGTGGCTAATCTGCCTTCGGTTGGACGCTATTCACAACTGGAGTTGGAAACCCTGCTAGCTCTGCAGCCGGATCTGATTCTGTTGTGGCCCGGTAGCATCAGCCGAGCTCAGCGTCAGCAGTTACAAGCCTTTGCTATTCCAATGTTTGTGGCTGAGCCGCACACGCTAGACACGCTTGCCGATCAGTTTGCCGAAATAGGTAAGCGCATTGGCCGAGCTAAACAGGGTCAGCAGTTGCAGCAGCAATTCCACAAGGGGTTGGCTGCTTTGCGCAGTCGTTACCACCGTGAACAACCGTTATCGGTGTTTTATCAGGTCTGGGATAAACCGCTATACACCTTGGGCGGCCAGCAAATCATCAGTGATGCATTGCGTGTCTGCGGCGCGGAGAATGTCTTTGCTGACATAAGTCTGCCTGCACCGCAGGTCAGCATTGAGGCCGTGTTGCAGCGCAACCCCGAAGTTATTTTAGCGGGCAGCGGCGCGCAACTTGAACCCTGGCAACGCTGGCCCGATATCACCGCAGTGCAGCGCAAGCAGCTTTGGCAAGTTCCGGATAAAGGCCTGGAGCGCCCCAGCTTCCAAATGCTCCACGCCACCGAGCAACTCTGCCAAGTGCTGGCAAAGGCGCAATAA
- a CDS encoding APC family permease gives MSNKTKFARVLGSTDVIALAFGAMVGWGWVVLAGTMISNAGTGGTMLAFAIGGTAVIMIGLAYAELASAMPQNGGEHVYAHRALGAGASFFCTWAIILGYVSVVAFEAVALPTVLEELIPGYKVGLMYSIAGWEVYFTWALVGIVGAIGMTWLNIRGVKSSALFQAVITVLIIAVGIMLITGSLFNGSSANTEPLFVGGMGGVFSVIIMTPFLFVGFDVIPQAAEEIDLPFRKIGIILIVSVLMAVAWYILIMYATGRALDAEALAGSKLATADAATAVMGGSWAGKLLVLAGLGGILTSWNAFLIGGSRAVYAMAEAKMLPAFLAKLHPTYKTPVNAILLIGALSIIAPLFGRQALVWLVDAGGLGIVVAYAMVALSFIVLRKNEPDMERPFRAGRGPWVGYVALVLSLGLVLLYTPISPSALLPVEWVLVGVWAVLGAVLYGYSRKTYGSVEISH, from the coding sequence ATGTCTAATAAAACAAAATTTGCTCGGGTATTGGGCTCAACGGATGTAATCGCGCTGGCCTTCGGTGCAATGGTTGGCTGGGGCTGGGTTGTACTTGCCGGGACCATGATCAGTAACGCCGGCACAGGCGGCACGATGCTGGCTTTTGCGATTGGCGGCACTGCGGTGATTATGATCGGCCTGGCCTATGCCGAGCTGGCTTCAGCCATGCCGCAAAACGGCGGAGAGCACGTATATGCTCACCGCGCATTAGGCGCCGGAGCCTCGTTCTTTTGCACCTGGGCGATCATTCTCGGGTATGTCTCGGTGGTGGCCTTTGAGGCGGTTGCCTTGCCCACTGTGCTTGAGGAGCTTATCCCCGGATACAAGGTCGGATTGATGTACTCGATCGCCGGTTGGGAGGTTTACTTCACCTGGGCGCTGGTGGGTATTGTCGGCGCAATCGGCATGACATGGCTGAATATTCGCGGTGTGAAATCCAGCGCGCTGTTTCAAGCGGTGATCACGGTATTGATTATCGCGGTTGGCATCATGCTTATCACCGGTTCATTGTTTAACGGTTCAAGCGCCAACACCGAGCCGCTGTTTGTCGGCGGAATGGGCGGTGTATTTTCAGTCATCATCATGACGCCGTTTTTGTTTGTTGGCTTTGACGTTATTCCGCAAGCCGCTGAAGAAATCGACCTGCCATTTCGCAAGATCGGCATTATCCTGATCGTTTCCGTCTTGATGGCTGTCGCCTGGTACATCTTGATCATGTACGCCACTGGGCGTGCATTGGATGCCGAAGCTTTGGCCGGATCGAAGCTTGCGACCGCCGATGCAGCAACAGCAGTGATGGGCGGTAGCTGGGCAGGCAAGCTTTTGGTCCTTGCCGGCTTGGGCGGTATCTTGACCAGTTGGAATGCGTTTCTAATCGGCGGTTCGCGAGCGGTGTATGCGATGGCCGAAGCCAAGATGCTACCGGCGTTCTTGGCCAAGTTGCATCCCACCTATAAAACACCGGTCAATGCGATTCTCCTGATAGGTGCGCTGTCGATCATCGCACCATTATTTGGGCGTCAGGCGCTGGTCTGGCTGGTTGATGCTGGCGGCTTGGGCATCGTTGTTGCCTATGCGATGGTGGCGCTTTCGTTCATTGTGCTGCGCAAAAATGAGCCTGATATGGAGCGTCCATTCCGTGCCGGGCGTGGCCCGTGGGTTGGCTATGTTGCGCTGGTGCTATCGCTTGGCCTGGTGCTGCTTTATACGCCTATCTCACCTTCGGCGTTGCTGCCTGTCGAGTGGGTGCTAGTCGGCGTTTGGGCGGTCTTGGGCGCCGTGCTTTATGGCTACTCTCGCAAGACTTACGGAAGCGTTGAAATTAGCCATTGA
- a CDS encoding TIGR02281 family clan AA aspartic protease gives MKLLCLSVLLTLAGSAWAAAQIQVVGLFPGAAVLNVDGQRKLVKVGQTGPGGVQVVRADARGAVLRVDGVERNYSLTRDYSQGMAAPEKRTFSIAKGENGHYWVAGSVNGHPIQFLVDTGATSVALTGAQADQLGIDYRATGREIRVSTANGVARGWRIHLKSVKVGSIEVLGVDGTVMDVGTNGEALLGMSFLGRVGWKVDQDVLVLESKH, from the coding sequence ATGAAATTACTCTGTTTAAGCGTGCTTTTAACCTTAGCCGGCTCGGCTTGGGCCGCTGCGCAAATACAAGTGGTTGGATTATTTCCGGGCGCCGCGGTGTTGAATGTCGATGGCCAGCGCAAGTTGGTAAAAGTCGGCCAGACCGGACCGGGTGGGGTCCAGGTGGTTCGTGCAGATGCGCGGGGTGCGGTGCTGCGAGTTGATGGGGTCGAGCGCAATTACAGCCTTACTCGTGATTACAGCCAGGGTATGGCTGCACCTGAGAAGCGTACTTTCAGTATTGCTAAAGGTGAAAATGGTCATTACTGGGTTGCGGGTTCGGTCAATGGCCATCCTATTCAGTTTTTGGTCGATACAGGCGCCACTTCGGTGGCGTTGACCGGTGCTCAGGCTGATCAATTAGGTATCGATTACCGGGCAACGGGCCGCGAAATTCGGGTCAGTACTGCAAATGGCGTGGCGCGTGGCTGGAGGATTCACCTCAAAAGCGTCAAGGTTGGCAGCATTGAAGTGCTTGGTGTTGATGGGACAGTGATGGATGTCGGCACCAATGGCGAGGCGCTTCTAGGCATGAGTTTTCTCGGTCGGGTGGGCTGGAAGGTTGATCAAGACGTGCTGGTGCTTGAGTCTAAGCACTGA